TATTACCTTGAAATCTGAAGCCCATTTGTTTGGTAATCTTGAGAATAGCATGATTATTCTTACTAACTCCTGTTCTTACTCCTTTTAATTCCTTTGGGAAATCTTTAATTAGTCGTTTTAACATTACAGCCTTCAAATACTTACCTAAACCATGATTTCTAAACTCAGGAATTACACCACTGATGCTTTGGCCGGCATATCCGGACTTTTGAGGATAAAAAGAGACATGAGTCAGGCCAATCATTTTATGATCTTTTTTAGCAAACAGCGTATAGAAGTAATCTATACCTCCATTTTCTTTTGCATAAGACAAAGATTCGTCAATATAACCTCTGTTACTAAAGAAATCATAATAATTTTCTGAATTAGGAATATCTCTATCTACCATTTCCCATAGAGCTAAAAGTTCTTGAGCAAGCTTTTTGTTTTTCGGTAATCCTTTAAATAATCTTAATGAAATATCCTTATTGCTTTTGCCTGTTTGATACCATTGATTAATATTTTCCCAGTCTATATCTTCCAGATTAAGTTTGAAAGATAAAGCATCATTAAAAAGTTTGCCGGAAAGACTTTTAACAAGTTCAACATATTTAAAGCTACTGGTTTGAAAATAGACCGGTTCATTATCCTGTTTAAACTCCAGAATAGACTTTTTAATCAAGTCAACAATATCTAGGGGGATGTCATATAACAAACTGCCAAATGTTAGATCAAGCCTAGCATTTTCAAAATCAACTTTCTTTTTTCTAGTTAGCCAGATTATCGCAATAAATTTGTGATCATCTCTAATAATAATCAATCTGTTAGTATCATTAAATGTAAAAGCCATTTTATTTTGCAATTCAACCAAAGATTTATAAGCTGTTTGAGAATTGATTTGCTCATCTAGTAATAACCTAAAATTGAAATAAGTATCCCATTGTTCTTCTGTCAAATCAGAATATTTATCTACTGTTAATGTGTTGTACATTGAAATTTCCTTAATATTTATTTACTGTTAAAATGTTGCACATTTAAATGTCCTTTATAT
The sequence above is drawn from the Candidatus Delongbacteria bacterium genome and encodes:
- a CDS encoding GNAT family N-acetyltransferase; protein product: MYNTLTVDKYSDLTEEQWDTYFNFRLLLDEQINSQTAYKSLVELQNKMAFTFNDTNRLIIIRDDHKFIAIIWLTRKKKVDFENARLDLTFGSLLYDIPLDIVDLIKKSILEFKQDNEPVYFQTSSFKYVELVKSLSGKLFNDALSFKLNLEDIDWENINQWYQTGKSNKDISLRLFKGLPKNKKLAQELLALWEMVDRDIPNSENYYDFFSNRGYIDESLSYAKENGGIDYFYTLFAKKDHKMIGLTHVSFYPQKSGYAGQSISGVIPEFRNHGLGKYLKAVMLKRLIKDFPKELKGVRTGVSKNNHAILKITKQMGFRFQGNRLSYKLDI